One window of Phycisphaeraceae bacterium genomic DNA carries:
- a CDS encoding type 1 glutamine amidotransferase produces MSILVFQHHKIGVPGRLGMTLRDHGFKLDIRQPNLHENAVPKSIDDVQALIVLGGPQNACDEDFAKHPWLVDEVNLIKQAHEAELPIIGICLGSQLIAHALGGKVSKMPKPECGMTEVSLTSPGQTEPVLAGIAWNHPQFQSHHWQVEELPDGATLLATNNNCKVQAYRAGLRTFGFQFHFECDREDIGKFLELEREGLSTLHIALEAAQKDADHHYEMYARLSNRLCVNLATLLFPLAHRRSA; encoded by the coding sequence ATGAGCATTCTCGTCTTTCAGCATCACAAGATCGGCGTTCCGGGTCGTCTGGGCATGACACTCCGCGATCACGGGTTCAAGCTCGACATCCGCCAGCCGAACCTCCATGAGAACGCGGTGCCGAAGTCTATTGATGATGTGCAGGCGCTCATCGTCCTTGGCGGCCCGCAGAATGCGTGCGATGAAGACTTTGCAAAGCACCCGTGGCTGGTTGACGAGGTGAATCTCATCAAGCAGGCGCACGAGGCTGAACTCCCCATCATCGGGATCTGTCTCGGATCGCAGTTGATCGCGCACGCGCTGGGTGGCAAGGTCTCAAAGATGCCAAAGCCCGAGTGCGGCATGACAGAGGTCTCGCTCACATCGCCCGGGCAGACAGAGCCCGTGCTCGCGGGGATCGCATGGAACCATCCTCAGTTCCAGTCGCACCACTGGCAGGTCGAAGAACTTCCAGATGGCGCGACGCTGCTCGCAACAAACAACAACTGCAAGGTGCAGGCGTATCGCGCCGGACTGCGCACGTTCGGGTTCCAGTTCCACTTCGAGTGCGACCGTGAGGACATCGGAAAGTTCCTTGAGCTTGAACGCGAGGGTCTGTCAACGCTCCACATCGCGCTGGAAGCTGCGCAGAAGGACGCGGACCATCACTACGAGATGTACGCGCGATTGTCGAACCGTTTGTGCGTGAATCTCGCAACGCTATTGTTCCCACTCGCGCATCGTCGCAGCGCGTAA
- a CDS encoding VacB/RNase II family 3'-5' exoribonuclease, whose amino-acid sequence MTNQDQSTGPATKPPANMLAYHQARVLRVLTRRDYEPMTVLDLEKELHATDDPTFEQSLRWLDLRKVIDIANDGRVRLASVQSRGGEMEGQFRRGPRGAGFFKPDEPVREGDIYIPAEETFDALPGDRVAVQLLRDKRRERKTGKPEYIGRVVEVIERKRTSVTGTIEVRGKTFLVIPDGKDFDSPVVVKDATSKNVKAGDKVVVELLVFPEGNALGEGVISKVLGEAGEPDVETQAVIAAFNLPGDFDEECMAQARTQTRRFNELIERFESEGADALPDRLDLTNDFICTIDPPDAKDYDDALSIKKIEGGGWEVGVHIADVSFFIDRDSPLDIEAIERGNSVYLPRLVIPMLPELLSNGICSLQERVLRFAKSAFIRYDASGKVMGEGVGQTLIKSAKRLTYLEAQALIDGDEEEAKKHARTEPNYTPELIECLKMLNTCSRAIRQRRIKQGMISLDLPDAELVFDEDGRVIDAHKEDDAYTHTLIEMFMVEANEALARLFESLDVPVIRRIHEAPQQSSGDEIRKVATVAGYKIPSDPTRQELQGLLDATKGTPAGRAVHMAVLRTLTRAEYRPVLVGHYALASNAYAHFTSPIRRYADLTLHRALAAYLDRTDNGTNRPPDDKQKRMLGRELLGDKRCPPLEDLAQIATHISGTEDNAESAERDLRKFLVLQFLETKIGEVFKGVVTGITPRGVFVQIDEYVVDGFVKTEDLPGDVTRDNKPPRWQLDKQTGSLIDANSGRSYSFGDSVDVSIAKIDLTRRELDLVVTNAEKRAAGKSKLTLGDGAGGGLASSGGGGFKDFGRTGAQKRSQRSKSRDKRKQDYRRDKKK is encoded by the coding sequence ATGACCAATCAGGACCAATCGACCGGCCCGGCGACGAAGCCGCCGGCCAATATGCTCGCATACCACCAGGCTCGCGTGCTGCGTGTGCTGACACGCCGGGACTACGAGCCGATGACCGTGCTCGATCTTGAGAAGGAACTCCACGCGACCGACGACCCCACGTTCGAGCAGTCGCTGCGCTGGCTTGATCTGCGCAAGGTGATCGACATCGCAAACGATGGGCGCGTCAGACTCGCGTCCGTGCAATCACGCGGCGGCGAGATGGAGGGCCAGTTCCGTCGGGGCCCGCGCGGTGCGGGGTTCTTCAAACCTGATGAGCCCGTGCGCGAGGGCGATATCTACATCCCCGCAGAAGAAACATTCGATGCGCTGCCCGGCGATCGCGTTGCGGTACAACTGCTGCGCGACAAGCGGCGCGAGCGCAAAACCGGCAAGCCGGAGTACATCGGGCGCGTCGTCGAAGTGATCGAGCGCAAACGCACGAGCGTGACCGGCACCATCGAAGTACGCGGCAAGACGTTTCTTGTGATCCCCGACGGGAAAGACTTCGACTCGCCTGTTGTTGTCAAGGACGCAACAAGCAAGAACGTCAAAGCGGGCGACAAGGTTGTTGTCGAGTTGCTCGTGTTCCCCGAGGGCAACGCGCTGGGTGAGGGCGTGATCTCAAAGGTGCTCGGCGAAGCGGGCGAGCCCGATGTTGAGACGCAGGCTGTCATCGCAGCGTTCAACCTGCCCGGCGACTTTGACGAGGAGTGCATGGCCCAGGCGCGGACGCAGACGCGCCGGTTTAACGAGTTGATCGAACGATTTGAGAGCGAGGGCGCTGACGCGCTTCCCGATCGTCTTGATCTGACGAACGATTTCATCTGCACGATCGATCCGCCTGACGCGAAGGACTACGACGACGCGCTCTCGATCAAGAAGATCGAGGGTGGCGGCTGGGAGGTTGGCGTGCATATCGCCGATGTGTCGTTCTTTATCGATCGCGATTCGCCACTGGATATTGAGGCGATCGAGCGCGGGAACTCGGTGTACCTGCCCAGGCTGGTCATCCCAATGCTTCCCGAACTGCTTTCCAACGGCATCTGTTCGTTGCAGGAGCGCGTGCTGAGGTTCGCAAAGAGCGCTTTCATCCGGTACGACGCAAGTGGCAAGGTCATGGGCGAGGGTGTCGGGCAGACGCTCATCAAGAGTGCAAAGCGACTCACCTATCTCGAAGCGCAGGCGCTAATTGATGGTGACGAAGAAGAGGCAAAGAAGCACGCTCGCACCGAGCCCAACTACACACCCGAACTGATCGAGTGTCTGAAGATGCTCAACACGTGCTCGCGCGCGATCCGTCAGCGTCGCATCAAGCAGGGCATGATCTCATTGGATCTGCCCGATGCCGAACTCGTGTTCGATGAGGACGGGCGCGTGATCGATGCGCACAAGGAAGACGACGCGTACACGCACACATTGATCGAGATGTTCATGGTCGAAGCGAACGAGGCGCTGGCGCGTTTGTTCGAGTCATTGGATGTGCCGGTGATCCGGCGTATCCACGAGGCACCGCAGCAGAGCTCGGGCGACGAGATTAGAAAAGTTGCGACGGTTGCGGGGTACAAGATCCCGTCAGATCCAACACGGCAGGAGCTTCAGGGACTTCTCGACGCGACAAAGGGCACGCCCGCAGGTCGCGCCGTGCACATGGCTGTGCTGCGCACACTCACACGCGCGGAGTATCGACCGGTGCTGGTGGGGCACTACGCGCTGGCGAGCAATGCGTACGCACACTTTACCAGCCCGATCCGCAGATACGCCGACCTGACACTGCATCGTGCGCTTGCTGCGTATCTCGATCGCACAGACAACGGCACAAACAGGCCACCGGACGACAAGCAGAAGCGCATGCTCGGGCGGGAACTGTTGGGCGACAAACGCTGCCCGCCGCTCGAAGACCTTGCGCAGATCGCGACGCATATCTCGGGGACAGAAGACAACGCGGAGAGCGCCGAACGCGATCTGAGAAAGTTCCTCGTGCTCCAGTTCCTCGAAACAAAGATCGGCGAGGTGTTCAAGGGTGTGGTCACGGGCATCACGCCGCGCGGCGTGTTTGTGCAGATCGACGAGTACGTCGTCGACGGGTTTGTAAAGACAGAAGACCTGCCGGGCGATGTGACGCGCGACAACAAACCACCTCGCTGGCAACTGGATAAACAGACGGGGTCACTGATCGACGCGAACTCGGGTCGCAGCTATTCGTTCGGTGATTCGGTCGATGTGTCCATTGCGAAGATCGATCTGACCAGACGCGAGCTGGATCTTGTTGTGACAAACGCGGAGAAGCGCGCTGCGGGCAAGTCGAAACTGACACTCGGGGATGGTGCTGGAGGCGGGCTGGCCTCGTCGGGTGGCGGCGGTTTCAAGGACTTTGGACGCACCGGCGCGCAAAAGCGAAGCCAGCGATCGAAGTCGCGCGACAAACGCAAGCAGGACTATCGCAGGGACAAGAAGAAGTAG
- a CDS encoding L,D-transpeptidase family protein, producing MGLPSQSKQVGWGSGKSSSGKGGSGLPKAVVALLACGGVAVGGWFGWTMLKPGPNMANAKNDHGLQQASNTESTHGGGSGTDETSTPAMKSGANESTGSSSHIDPRPAQTNNDASHDEAQSDEALRLFPTGTQNADHGADASTPVEDEKTSQTPLVQTPPEREQTPPRTTQQPPRTNWSDPGAVKPTAVLNDAPRTVAAQIQSANDAINDGDLLMAREHYYRLLDNPAATEANCELARTQIQTLNDTILFSPRKFPGEPMTEQYVVDGNDFALSQIVKKLSLPIDYRLIARVNKMRNPDIIRRDQKLKIIRGPFHAEVIKSKFRVDIYSGDPDNRQGWRYVRSFPVGLGEHGSTPSGRFVVKLNSKLVDPYWINPRTGERFTADNPENPIGEYWIGLQGLGESEHETGYGLHGTVDPDSIGQEKSMGCVRMRDDDIAFVYELLSEKVSIVNIID from the coding sequence ATGGGGTTACCTTCGCAGTCGAAGCAGGTTGGTTGGGGCAGTGGGAAGAGCAGCAGTGGCAAGGGCGGCTCAGGTTTGCCAAAGGCGGTCGTTGCGCTCTTGGCATGTGGTGGAGTCGCTGTGGGCGGCTGGTTCGGCTGGACCATGCTCAAGCCCGGGCCGAACATGGCCAATGCGAAGAATGATCACGGGCTCCAACAAGCATCAAACACCGAGAGCACGCACGGCGGTGGATCGGGTACCGATGAAACCAGTACGCCAGCGATGAAGTCGGGTGCGAACGAAAGCACCGGTTCATCATCGCATATTGATCCGCGTCCGGCACAGACGAACAACGATGCATCACATGACGAAGCGCAGAGCGACGAGGCTTTACGTCTGTTTCCCACGGGAACGCAGAACGCTGATCACGGAGCAGACGCTTCGACTCCTGTTGAAGATGAGAAAACATCCCAGACACCTCTTGTGCAGACGCCTCCAGAACGCGAGCAGACACCGCCGCGCACGACCCAGCAGCCTCCTCGAACAAACTGGTCTGATCCTGGCGCAGTGAAGCCGACGGCAGTGCTCAATGATGCGCCCCGCACCGTTGCTGCGCAGATCCAGTCTGCAAACGATGCGATCAATGACGGTGATCTGCTGATGGCTCGTGAGCACTACTACCGATTGCTCGATAACCCAGCAGCAACAGAGGCAAATTGTGAGCTTGCGCGCACGCAGATCCAGACACTGAACGACACGATCCTGTTCTCGCCTCGCAAGTTTCCCGGCGAGCCGATGACAGAGCAGTATGTTGTTGATGGAAATGACTTTGCGTTGTCGCAGATTGTCAAGAAACTCTCGCTCCCGATTGATTACAGACTCATTGCTCGTGTGAACAAGATGCGCAATCCGGACATTATCCGGCGTGATCAGAAGCTGAAGATCATCCGCGGGCCGTTCCATGCTGAGGTCATCAAGAGCAAGTTCCGCGTCGATATCTACTCGGGGGATCCTGACAACCGGCAGGGATGGCGTTATGTGCGATCATTTCCTGTGGGCTTGGGTGAGCACGGATCGACACCTTCGGGTCGATTTGTTGTGAAACTCAACTCAAAGCTTGTGGATCCGTACTGGATCAATCCACGCACGGGTGAGCGTTTTACAGCAGACAATCCCGAGAACCCCATCGGTGAGTACTGGATCGGGTTGCAGGGACTTGGTGAGTCAGAGCACGAAACAGGGTATGGGCTGCACGGCACGGTCGATCCCGACAGCATTGGTCAGGAGAAATCCATGGGTTGCGTCCGCATGCGTGACGATGACATTGCGTTCGTGTACGAGTTGCTTTCTGAGAAAGTCAGCATTGTCAACATCATCGACTGA
- a CDS encoding ankyrin repeat domain-containing protein, whose amino-acid sequence MSTAKQGNSGILALGVLVLCFGGVVFLGVMTNKKSAPNGQQPGSSETPLVNRPVVVTPAPELNTPTTTTEGDRVATNTHTPANTPAQAPVLTTTQRIAVSIKEGDRSVLKFVLSELPSEVIDQPFVAPDYAFDGMTPLSIAASFGDYSTVMEVLDRGADPAALNDNGTTSLMEAVQHITSTRDGVIRAILETGPDVDARAPNGDNALMIASRMGNAQAITDLLEAGADPNATNAMGKTPLMIASETSTFDCVLLLLNGGANVNMVDNNGRTASELALERGGEAGNMIVVVLDEASGV is encoded by the coding sequence ATGTCAACAGCAAAGCAGGGCAACAGCGGTATTCTCGCGCTCGGTGTGCTGGTGTTGTGCTTCGGTGGCGTTGTCTTCCTCGGTGTGATGACCAACAAGAAGTCAGCCCCGAATGGTCAGCAGCCGGGAAGTTCTGAAACACCGCTGGTGAATCGGCCAGTTGTGGTGACGCCTGCTCCTGAGCTGAACACGCCAACCACGACGACCGAGGGAGATCGTGTTGCGACAAACACGCATACTCCTGCAAACACACCCGCGCAGGCTCCTGTGCTCACAACGACGCAGCGTATCGCTGTATCAATCAAGGAAGGCGATCGATCAGTTCTGAAGTTTGTGCTTTCTGAACTTCCCAGTGAAGTCATCGACCAGCCGTTTGTTGCGCCAGACTATGCATTCGACGGGATGACACCGCTCTCTATCGCTGCATCCTTTGGCGATTACTCCACCGTTATGGAGGTGCTTGATCGTGGTGCGGATCCTGCTGCACTCAATGACAACGGCACAACATCGCTGATGGAAGCGGTGCAGCACATCACCTCGACGCGCGATGGTGTGATCCGTGCGATACTGGAAACAGGACCGGATGTTGATGCACGCGCGCCAAACGGCGACAACGCGCTGATGATCGCGTCGCGTATGGGCAACGCGCAGGCAATTACAGATCTGCTTGAAGCCGGCGCCGATCCGAACGCAACCAACGCGATGGGGAAGACACCATTGATGATCGCGTCGGAGACCTCGACGTTCGATTGTGTGCTTCTGCTGCTCAATGGCGGTGCGAATGTGAACATGGTCGATAACAACGGACGCACAGCCTCGGAACTCGCGCTCGAGCGAGGTGGTGAGGCTGGCAACATGATCGTTGTTGTGCTCGATGAAGCCTCGGGCGTCTGA
- a CDS encoding MBL fold metallo-hydrolase, producing the protein MRHPMQSRRSFLLLAGSAVVSSPLLSQAAGVRRRYSVRRDAWFEWNEVQPGAFVAIGEGGNALAINTGAEAVLIDAKNAPFGPVIAREASERAGGPIKLLISTHHHADHTGGNYAFKDAQKIMFGKALPRIDAQVERYTAQIKAAIDNGVQKPDDVADAMFVKVSEEIAGLRDRVDALTEKDFRPANALPDFFFGANPLPIGDIELKLQQFGAGHTDNDVVVEIPTLNVIHTGDLVFHGMHPYFDPEGGSNSAEWIKSLENVEKLCDAETVVVPGHGDVSDVSCVKKQIEYMQQLRETVREAVDAGKSKEETQALRPAFFEGLARGQLGVRALGAVYDEMKRPESERGEDR; encoded by the coding sequence ATGCGTCACCCCATGCAGTCCCGTCGGTCATTCCTTCTGCTCGCAGGCTCGGCTGTTGTGTCGTCGCCGCTGCTCTCGCAGGCTGCGGGCGTTCGGCGTCGCTATTCCGTTCGACGTGACGCATGGTTCGAATGGAACGAGGTGCAGCCGGGCGCGTTTGTGGCGATCGGTGAGGGGGGCAACGCGCTTGCGATCAACACTGGAGCTGAAGCGGTGCTGATTGATGCGAAGAATGCGCCGTTTGGTCCTGTCATTGCAAGAGAGGCCTCGGAGCGTGCAGGAGGGCCCATCAAGCTGCTCATTTCGACCCATCATCATGCCGACCATACCGGCGGGAACTACGCCTTCAAGGATGCACAGAAGATCATGTTCGGCAAGGCGCTCCCGCGTATCGACGCGCAGGTCGAGAGGTACACAGCACAGATCAAGGCTGCGATAGACAACGGCGTGCAGAAGCCTGATGATGTTGCAGATGCGATGTTTGTCAAAGTGTCAGAGGAGATTGCAGGCCTGCGCGATCGTGTGGACGCGTTGACAGAAAAGGACTTCCGTCCCGCAAACGCACTTCCTGATTTCTTCTTCGGAGCCAATCCGCTGCCGATTGGAGATATTGAGCTGAAGCTCCAGCAGTTTGGTGCAGGGCACACGGATAATGACGTTGTGGTTGAGATCCCAACGCTGAATGTCATCCATACCGGCGATCTGGTGTTCCACGGCATGCATCCGTACTTTGATCCCGAAGGAGGTTCCAACTCAGCAGAATGGATCAAGTCACTTGAGAATGTCGAGAAGCTCTGCGATGCAGAGACGGTGGTTGTGCCCGGGCACGGCGATGTGTCGGATGTGTCGTGTGTGAAAAAGCAGATCGAGTACATGCAGCAGCTGCGGGAGACCGTAAGAGAAGCTGTGGACGCTGGGAAGTCGAAGGAAGAAACGCAAGCGCTGCGTCCCGCGTTCTTTGAGGGGCTTGCCCGCGGGCAGCTTGGCGTGCGGGCGCTGGGTGCTGTCTATGACGAAATGAAGCGTCCAGAATCAGAGCGTGGTGAAGATCGGTAG